The genomic region ggttttttgtcctttttcttgttcttcccttCCTGTTTTACTTGATCGTTGTAATCTTGGTTATTGATTTATGCTCCCATAGTACATTCCCAATGTACTCGAGTTGgctgttcttcattttttaataaaattttcgttacttatcaaaaaaaaacttatacttTACTTGTATATAGTAATTTTCACACACTGATACCAATCACATATTCATGCTCATGTACAAGATCCATTGAAAGCTCACACCCAGACCAAAAACCTTGGATCTCAGAATTGAATTTGGCAAGATCACACATCATTTTCTCCATAGTTCCATACAGCATGTTATAAATTTCCTCTTGACTTGTTAGAGCTATTTACTGGTGGTTAATTTCTTCTACATGTTTGTCCAGATATACCCTTATCATGCCTTTAGTGTAACCCCATTGTAGCGTTGTCTTTGGCAGCAAAACTACACACTCTTCTTTTAATCACACCAAATTTTAGTATGTTATGCAGCTGAACAAATAGATCCTGATGAGCACTTTAATTAATATGCAGTACTCAGTGATGACATAGTCATCGCAGATGTTATGATTGCAGACTCTGATTTATATGAATTTTGCTAAGCTTTAAGTTCTATATCTATCCGATGCCTTGTATATTTTAACTATCCATTTGGATCAACAGTGATTAATGTAAAAAGATCATCATTATTAATTCAATACTGAGTCAAGCGGTGAGAATTTACATTGATTCAAAAGAGCAATTGTGTCAATAAAGTGAATTAGAAATTCCTTTCATTCATTATTGAAAAGACAGATGAAAGGAAGGCTTTAACAAACGCTTATAACTAACTCTTCCTTTATGTCAATGTGTCTTATGACTGTCTAATCAGCCAAACTGACAATACGGAAAGCCTTCTTGTTGCAGAGAGAGACAGTCAAAAGAAGGAGGCTTCTGCAGGCAATTCTATAATCACAGGGAGTTCAGACCCAACTTAATGATGGCTGCAAATGAGATGCATGAGATCTCTTTGAGTATGAGTCAGGTGGTGCAAACATAGGGGAGCAGTCCTAAAAGACCTTCTCCAATATCTTAAAGCaggaagacaaaaaaaaaaagctccatTTTGAGACCGCAACCCATTGTGGAGCACTTTCTCACTGACATAGTGATTTAAGTACAAGACTTGATTTGTTTTTAGGGCTTCGGTACATGAACACAATTGGAAGGAAAAAGAGTCGAAATTTAGACTACTCACTGTAGTTCTGCTTATAGAAGAGATTATTAGAGAAGAGACAACCCATTTATGATCCCAGCTGAGAAGACTAGTAAAAGGTTGGATCAAGAATCATAAAGAATTTCTAGTTTGCTTGAAATGCTACAGGTGGTTAGTGCTTCTGACCACAATTGGTGTATCATAAAATAGGTTTAGTTGAGGAAAACAATGCTTAGAAAGGGGAAATCTAGCGTTCTTGTTGCCCTTGGGATGGATACACAGGTAATGGTTGATGCTTCAgagtaaaattaaataaaattaaaacagcTTTTCTCAATCTTTAAAGGTATGATTGGTTTCTCCTTTGTTAGTGTGATTGTTTAGGAAACCTAGCCATGACTATCTAAGgtttatcttttattatttcccaacaaattcattattttaacaGAAATCAACCATTAAATACTTTCAAGATTCAAtctgtaaaataataaaataaataaataaacaactcaACTATCCCTAAGTCATTAAACATTAAATCCGATCCAAGAAACCTTCAAGAATTTATCCAGAAGCCTAATTAgtactaattttttataaaacaaactGCACAAGTTGGTTCAGAAGCCACTGCAGTTTCTATTTTGCATTGCTATGCTAGGTTGGTGACCTTCTAACACCTCTATaagtgtgactttttttttttctaattcaacACTCCCCTAATTAAAGCCATGGTTTACATTTCTCTTATATCTATTGAACCAACAAACAAAAGGCTATGATATTACATTATTCAAACCAAGATCACATGAAATGTTAAATCAAGGCCTGTTGACTCTCTGAGCGCCTCAAGTTTTTAACCTTCCCTTGTCAATTTACTACATTTAACTCGAACCATCTTCTTttggtaattaattttttaataactaatACATGCCTAAGCTCCCAAACAGATAAGATGAAAGACCACTCAAGTATAGTCCAGCACCAAAGAAAATCTTTACAATTAAATCCCCACAAAACCCCAAGTTAGAGTCACAAACCACCATTGGCTGAGTTAACACTTAACACCCACAAATCTCATACCACTTTCCCCTTTTTCAACAAAGAAGttccaaaaatcattttttcctCCTACGGTAGACATGGGTTTACCTCTCTCAAAGGAATCACTAAACACTTcccttcaaaattttcaatgaaCCACGGTCCAATCCTGAACCAACCATCTGGGTAAGTCCTCAAACCATGTTTTGTTTCAGCTCAAATCAAAGTGTCCTTCATGAATCAACaatccaaaaatattaatagTTTTTAACGTAACCCTATTTCGTCATATCTACCCATGTATTTATTTAACTACATtttgtaaatttgaaaattttgttaggATGATATACTTCTTTATTTCCTGGACAAATTCTCACCAAAACACTATCATAACTTAATTAGTTTATTACACCCGCAGAAATGAAGCTACATATCAGGTGACAGCTTAAGGAGGGAGAGCGGAAGAGAAACTAAAAAGGAGGAACCCGAATAAGCCTAAACACTTTTAGGATCTCCGAGGTTTTTTCCACATTTCCCAACAAAAGATAACCCAATAGACAGAGAGGGTAGgggagtttttatttttaaacaattttcctgcaatttttttagatgttttaaaatattttgatagttgttatttataataaacataaaaacctaaagatatataataattaattactgAATCCCCATCATGTTGTATCCTAATTTTGTCATGAAAGGCTGAGTAATCGTATATTTCAGTAGTATTGTGGCTGTATCTTAGGTCAGAAAGCAATTCTATCAACAGTTAATTATTATCTTCCTTTCGTTATAGCTGCTGAGATCAATAGGTCTCCTTATAAGACAGCAGAACATTATAATCTTTCGGATCGCACCAACAGAtgactagatttttttttatagataatcgGATATgtggtgttttttattttattttttatttttgagtttcaATAGCTTCTAATgcttgctctttatcattagaccatgACAAAATTCTTTTATTACATTGCATGATTAAACATATCTTATTCAGctatttataattaaacataTCTCAACTCAACTAATAAGCCTTACACACTTATAACaataatacccaaaaaaaaaaaacattaaacttACTTGTGCATACAGTACTTGAATTCTTGGCTCCTAATGAGatctttctctccttcctcaagCTACAATTAAACACAATCATTTTCAACcccaaatacccaaaaaacaaacaaaacaaaacccataaacgtaattcaatttccaattaaaagaggagtttttttttttttatctcaccGGATCGCTGCCGTATACAAGCTCATAACAAGATGGAGAAAGGCATTTCAAAGCACAATTCTCCTTATCAACCACTGAAGACTTGCATTGCCAACCCCACATTCCGCtagtttttaaattaaaattaaaaacacaaaaaattaattaattgattaattaattacacAGTGTATTTTTTGAAAGCGATCAATTGTTACCTCTCGATATCAGCATAGCACTCGTTCTTCTTTTGCCTCGTCTCAGCATCCTGTTGtgtttacaatttttaaatatagatataaataaaataaagagaaaataaaaagaggatttggatttgagaaTTGCTTACTGAGATAGGGCGACGAGATTTGGCAAAGGATGTAGAAGAAGATAATAATAGAATTGAAATTATCAAAACCAACAGAGAAGAAAATCTTAGAGGCTTGTTCTTCTCCTTcttattactattactattactattactattagCCATTTTGAAATCCGATTTTTTGGATATCAATTTGGGAGAAATGAATAGAGTCGTTGGGAAGTAAATCGGTGCAGACGATAGTCTGACTCTGCTACTCtcgtattttattattattattattttttaatgaaacttcTTCCTCGGTTTAAATGGAGGGGACAAAATggcaattttattattatttttttttaacttaaatagTTAATCAGTTTTGCATTAAGTGGAGTTTGAATTCCACATCCTTTATTCAATCAAAACTTAGTGGAACtcataaatatttttctcttttgtatatgttttttttaagtgtgtttAAAATACGTGATATTAAATGTTGAAATCTTGTTTTGAAAGCACGatttcacttaaaattttgttaaaataatttttttttcaattttcatcatTGAGtccattttgttttaaattttgaaattgtggTCTCAAAATACGATTTAGATAAAATTACTAGATAccaattcaaataattaattttataaatatattattttacaaaaaaattttgggtaatAATtcctatttctttatttatatatttaaaaaaaaaagatatttaaaaCATATGACATAGGCTAAGGCAtggatttttaatttatttttttaagtataagtATAGGTtctttatcaaaaacaaaaagtatagGGATAGGATAccaatttatttcttattttaagataaatgattttattaattgagtAAATAGGTAGATAATTTAAACAAATCGTGGAAGATTGGAGGAGTCCGTTTGTGGGATACTTCGCAGAAGGAATCTTACTGCAAAAGCATGAAGAGAGGTACAAGCTTAGAAAATTGATGACCCGTTACTTCCTACACAAAGGAATCTTGCTCAAGAAAGGGTATGACAGAGATCCACTATGATGTCTACGACCAGAAGAGACTGGGGAAATGTTGAAGGAAGTACACTCAAATGAGTGCGGAGAACACCAAGGGAGGAAGAAGCTGTACTAATGCATCTTGTTGATGGGCTACTACTAGCCCACGATGAAGGACATAGTAGAATTTGTGAAAAAGTGTCACGGCTGCCAGGTACAAGCCAATTTGATCCATACCCACTGTAGAACTTGCAAAGCATGGTTACCCCATGGCCCATCCACATGTGGGGGCTCAATTTGGTGGGACCAGTCAACCCACCTTCCAACAAGAATATCTGGATCCTAATGGCTACAAAGTATTTCACCAAGTGGGCAGAGGTCGTATCACTTCGCAAGGTCACTAGAGGAGCTGTATCAAACTTCATTAAGGAGAATATAATCGCGTGTTTTGAAGTACCTCACAGAATTATAAGTGACAATGGCACGCCGTTCGTGAACAAGGAAGTTTGAAAAATGCTAGAGTTTTATCAAGTAAAGCATCACCGATCATCACCATATTACCCACAGGGAAACAGGCAAGTAGAAGTAACAAACAAGACCCTCATTAAAATTATTAGCAAGATGAGCCAAGAATACAATGGAGGCTAAATAACACACCCAGCAGTAGGGTGTGGGCTTATCGAAGTTCATCGAAATCTGCCACAAGATTTTCTCCTTTCTCCTTAGTATAAGGAAGGAAGGCATCAGCTTAGCAGAATCGATGATATCCTCCTTGAGGGTCATGCAGATGCAAAGGAAGCAAAAGGGAGAAGAAGGTCTTCATGGCAGAAATGTGCGAGGATTTAGAGGGACTAgacaaaagaagagaagaagccTAAGAATGCAACTGTAGATACAGGTAGAAGATGACTAAGGCTTATGGCAAAACCAAGCCAGTTGGTCCCAGACACCCCTTTTCGTCAAGATCAAGCCAATTGATTACAAACACCCCTTTTTGTCAAGATCACTCTAGTTAATTGCAGACAATCCAGTTGATCGTAGACACTCCTTTCGTCAAGACCAAGCCAGTTGGTCCCAGACACTCCTTTCGTCAAGACCAAGCCAGTTGATTGTAGACACCCCTTTTGTCTAGACCAAGACAGTTGGTTATAGACACCCtttttgtcaagatcaagccaGTTGGTCGCAAACACTTCTTCAGTCAAGACCAAGCCAGTTGATTGCAGACTCCTTTTTTTCAAGATCAAGCTAGTTGTTCACAGACATTACCTTCGTCAAGATGAAGCCAGTTGATCGCAGACACTCCTTTTGTCAAGACCAAGCCAGTTGGTCACAAACACCCtttttgtcaagatcaagccaAGCCAGTTGTTTGCAGACATTACctttgtcaagatcaagccaGTTGATCACAGACACTCCTTTTGTCAAGACCAAGTCAGTTGGTCATAGACACCCTTTTTGTCAAGACCAAGCCAAGCTAGTTGATCACAGACGCCCCTCTTTGTCAAGATCAAGCTAGTTAATCGCAAACACCCCtttttgtcaagatcaagctAGTTGATCACAGACATTACCTTCGGTCAAGATCAAGCCAGTTGATTGTAGATGCTAtttttgtcaagatcaagctAGTTGGCCGCAGACACCCtttttgtcaagatcaagccaAGTTGGTCGTAGACAACTCCATTATtaagaccaaaataaaaaataaaaaaaatctctcagtCATATCAATTGTCAAGAATCATGAAAGCTCTTAACACTGTAGTATGAGTATGTGCTCAAGGCGATTGTCGTAGGTGCATATTCATGTAATATTGTGTGTACATTCACTGCGATGTGATTGTCTCGATCCATGTCTCCAAGTGACATTGGTATCCTTGTGCATGCGACACGTACCAATATGTTTAACACTTTGGAGGGCTTTGGCTGGTCACAGTGCGAGTATGTCGATATGCGCCATATACACGAAAGTGAAACCCTGCCGATGCGCCATAGTGCACTAAATGTGAAACTCTGCTGGATTTTCGCCATGAAAATGGGGCATTCCCATTGCTGTATTCTCACGTCAAAAGCTTGGTGAGAATAGCGTTTGGCATGCTATGATGCATTTGAGGTGAGCACTACCATGAAAATAAAGCGAAATGTTGCCAAATTTCACCATGGAAATTTAGCAATGAATTCAAATACACTTGGAAAGCATCAATTGGGACCACACTCATTTTGAAACCAAACATCAAAGTCCAACACATTTAAAGCCCCATAAGCTAATGCCAATAGCCTATTTTCAACTACCAATGtctaaaaattatgattttaccaAAATAAAGGTCTGCCTTCAGacaggcgttgtggggtgcctaacaccttctccaCATGTAATTAGACTTCTAAACTCAAGAATTAATAGTTTTTACCTATCTATATTAGATaaggaaaaatgacatttttcttaacCTAAGatcggtaataaaatcaaatagagtcaAGTAActaatcacaccttagaaaaaacaCAATGATTGGTGGTGAATTCACTTACCCTTGCTAATATCCTTAAAATCGACTCATATTCTAGTCACAGACCCAAGGTACGACACACTTCCTTATCACTCTCGCACTGAGATATAAAAAAACGTGTGAGTGTCGCCACGATGGGTGGTCGAGCAGCCATGAAATGTCAACACTAGCAATCCCCATCTCATCATAATCCTCCACAGTGGCGTCAGTAAGCTCCTTGCAGCAATCTTTATCCCTGATAGCCTCTGTCAGGCACTCTCTTAGGTCTCTAAGAGTACTCTCAACTCTAACCTCAAACTCCAATGTATAATCCCTTAATATATCTACCGGAAGGCAGGGATAAAGAGGATCCAAAACCGATagtgtagacactcgattttgcactcatgatttaatcaaggaagatgactgaaGTATGTTAGGATTAatacccttaaatcctattgtatgatgctatgtatgatattatgtatgacattatgtatgacttaatattgtgattgataaatttgttttattattattatccaaaataatggtaacatgaatatgagacattatcatatagtctatgagatgtattgtatgtgatttatgtgatttagtcacagaagatgtaaatcacaagttccttataaactcaacatgtagttcgtagtcaatgatgaaattgggcatttcatctgcaaagactaaacatatcaactaagatgatttttcttgatcatggaaatggagatttctagttggtatgttgatatgttttaagagttaaaacatattgaactggaccgttgtgaaatttattattctccgaacgactgtcaaatgaataataaacttacaacttttatttacatgaactcttaatcctgagagaataatgaacctgatcatgaaatgtaggtttctttaatatatcaggaatgagatctaaagttacgttcaaaatctcagtatgttgggcaaccacatttagtgttgatggaatatatattctcaagatggaattcatagtctcttaacagaggtataaaatattcccttgagataagtttaattgatgggttattcagagagttaggcctaaccactttggtaagaagttactaaagtatatatttatgaaattggattttataaatatataatgaataattttaaaagattaaaccgggtactcaaggaattaagatgtagtaatctacaaagtggtagtcttctttcatgactttgtattattacaaatattttatgaaggggttacatgtataataaagtcttgggaaataatttataaataaggcccagagtgcaattatatttatatagtggtattaaatataattaatgttaactttggacttgtcaagagttgatagaaaagctcaaggcccattggagctagtgtcttattggttccttttggtcccactccaagccacatactaaagcccaattggaaaggcccaaaaggccaacccaattaaataatcagttagatacaaagggagaaatatacaaaattttttgtagagAGAACAATAGAACACTATTATGAAAaggtgtgtaagaagtgttagacactttgacattctccttttggaactgattgagagaccacacatcttgggtgtaaagtggaattggagtgaagattaaaagtgttcatgagtacttcaatctttggtttttaatttcatcgcatcaaggtacgctctcttgttctaaaattctgaaatttacatagcacatgttatcaattgcgaatgaagtagatccgttaattttccgttgcgtatatgcatatttccatcaaatggtatcagagtggtCTTCAATTCGAAtatgtataacatgttttgtgagttctagaattagaaataatagtttcatgatgttagaaaattatatatgtatttaattttctgcatggttgttgaaactatgatttgataaaaactgatattgatgttatgatgttgtttaaatttgaatttaagtatgctaaattgatctttaaggctatagcatcaatgaaattcagttttgatatcaaattccATTTATATGTTCATATGGTGGTTGTTTATTCATGGAAAACTGTTGAAAACGTTTCAGAttttccctttgaaaaactgaaaacatgggTTTTTCGTGGGTAAGCTTTACTCGTGGAATAGTCATGAGACACTGGCAAAAACTtctgtttgaattttgttttttcaaaaaaattttacgGGTAAGCTTTACTAGCAAACCACTCGTGAGACAGTCGCGAAAGTCTCtgtctgaattttgtgttttcattttttggtttaattcaTTTTCGCAAGAAGAGCTTAGTCGTGAGATACCCACGAAAATGCCACTGAAGggaattttaaactttttctatgtgttttcaaatatataaagtGCAAGGCTGTGTGTAATTAAATTATGCATGTTTAagaattaaaaacctttaatttaaaacatctagtaggagagagatacaaaggtTGGATCTCTtagcgtatatgccttgctcccttcggagggtgtttaattcatggtactacagatTAATTTCTTAATGATGGATAATATGTGGTTTTACAATAAGAACGACCACACCACCATgaagttacttaatgactcacatagaattcagtcaatggtgtacactagactaagtttaatgttaacctcccttcagagctatgtcattattacttgaaggctaaaggaaaaaccgcatattattagtgtttgataaaagttatcatgatagcactaataataaGAGTAgctctcaatcaatcatagtgtttataatttacttgcttccaaggaataTTAAacatgagattgggttgtcgttgcatatttatattatggttttgttaaggttccatactatatgtttatacgctaaattgataatgtcatgtttacttattatattcatgtttattattttcagatttgaacatgacatcatttagcccacttgtttctattcttaatcaaaacaaactgactggatccaattATGTTGAtcggaaaagaaatttggacattgttttaacagctgaagagcacaaatatgtgcttactcaaccatgtcctagttTTCTTTCATTAGATGTTCCTCTtcaggaaaaacaacgatatgatcgttggcaaaaatctaataaaatggccaggtgctatatcctagcatctatctcaaatgttctacagcttcaaatgcaagatgtagaactagtttcggacattatgcatagtctgaaggagatgtttggtgagcaaggccgttcagtaagacaagaaaccatgaggcaaatttataataccaaaatggctgaaggtagttcatgagggagcattgtcttacaatgatctctaatctgaacacattggaagttttaggtgccgacattgatggagaatcctaagtggatatgatactccagtcactaccggaatcattcaaggaattcagacttaattataacatgaacaaaaagatttattctttgtctgaattaatgaataagTTAGTGGCGGTGGAAGgaatccttggtacttctagtgttgaagccaatgtgggtgaagcttctacttttcaacctaagtcgaaaggcaagggtaagaaaaagaagaagaaggacttcactaagcaagagggtaaacaaattgccttaggggttgctgacaaaggaaagaagctcaaaagaaagtgtttccattatggtgagaaaggacattggaagagaaattgtccaaagtttaaggctgccaagaacaagggtatgaaaacttcctttcttcttgaaatatgtttggtatagaatcccacggattcctagtgtgtggattcaggttgtactaatcatatctgcaattctttgcaggggtttcaagagaccagaaagctaaatgaaggggaattgtttcttatttTGGCTGAttggagcaagattccggttgtagctgttggtgttgttaatttgtgctttgagcctagggttttaatattgaaagactgtctttatgtacctaatgttcgtaggaatttaatttttgcaacttatttaggtaaacatgggtattatattatcctaaaggacaatgttgtaataaagaaggataaaatatttatcagttctggcaatattgtggatggtctttatattttaattcctgataagcatgaattacataattctgaACTAGATAAtgactctcatgtaaaatcattaaagagaaagtatCCTTTTACatatgatgcatatctttggcacttgcgtttgggtcatatcaattcaaataggattcaaagactaatcaaagatggacttttacagcccatggactttgatgaatttattGTTTGCAAATCTtatttggaaggtaaaatgactaaacgacattttaatgcaaaaggtagaagaacccaagagttgcttgaattagttcatacagatgtatgtggtcctatgtcaacttaagcaaaaggaggttatgagtacttcatcactttcacggatgattactcaagatatggttatgtgtacctaatgagacggaagtccgaagcctttaaaaagttcaaagagtttagggctaaagttgagaatcaattgggtaaacgcataaaggccattcgatctgatcgaggtggcgaacaCCTTCTTGGGAATTTCaaggattatctaattcagaatgggattgtatcccgaTTGACcgcacctggaactcctcaacaaaatggtttagcagagagaaggaataggactcttttggaaatggttaggtccatgatgagttactcaactttaccaatttctttttgggggtatgccttCGATATagcaatacatcttttgaatttagtttcaTCAAAATCTATTCCCAAAACACCTATGAAATTATGGAATGggtgtaagcctagtatgagatatctctacatttggggttgtccaacacatgtgctaaaggggaagcttgataagttggaaccaaaatcagaagtatgtttgcttgtgggttatccaaaagaaactaggggttatttattctatagtcgtaaggataacaaagtttttgttagtacaaatgctaaattcttggaaaatgactatatgaataattttactcctaaaagtagagttgtcttggctgaaatgagtGAACATGTAGTTGAAAAACCAAtggataaaactagggatgatgtggttgtattagatacaccacaagatactacttcTGAGATGTcaagtacacaggtgcctcgtcgtagtgggaggattgttAGGCCACCTATAAGGTTTATAGGTCTGGGAGAAACTTTTGAAGCTATCTCAAAAAAGGCTGAAactgatccttacacttatgatgaagcaatgaatgatatagatgcacatcattgggttcaagctatgaaatctgaaatagattccatgtattccaatcaagtttgggatcttatAGAGgtgcctaatggcattaaacctgttggttgcaaatgagtttacaagaggaagagagggatagatggaaatgctgaaacctttaaagcaaggctagtggcgaaatgggtgcctaacaccttcccattcagTAACCTAGCCTCCAGATTTAGGTCTTTGGTTAAGTAGATCTAGTCTtatctttactttttattttgggtatattgtaactaggacaaaaagtcatgtatttttggtagattgtaactaggacccaaagccatgtaaagttcaaatttgtatttttttttttattcaatcaatgaaattcagtcatgtatttttatttggtttttcttattttttctacataaaaataattggcgactccacaccacttacccaaaaagataggtgccctaaaaagcacaccacaaaaatcactctctcttttttgagaggcaccACTCAGGCAAGGTCTCTCACAGTTGTGACTTCACCGGGGATACTTCAAATCACTTTTTAAAGGGCACTTTCAAGGTCTTTCATAGATAGGTAAATAATGAAACCCTGATCCTTGGTAGCTCTTCACTCTCTAAACTTAGCAGTGGACCACTCATGATCGTCCTCGGGACAAGCAGGATAGTCAATAGTCAACTTGTGCTCCTAGAAATTAGAAGCGTGATCTATGATAACTGTGTTGATATCTTGGAGCCCATAATCACAAGTGATGACAAAAAGATCACTAAGTATAGGGACATGTTGATTACCCCCAAACTGCCTCATGGCCATACTTGGAAAGTACATAGAGCAACCCCAGATGCCCACCAAAGGGATGCCAAGCAAACGTACA from Castanea sativa cultivar Marrone di Chiusa Pesio chromosome 11, ASM4071231v1 harbors:
- the LOC142617472 gene encoding uncharacterized protein LOC142617472, with the translated sequence MANSNSNSNSNKKEKNKPLRFSSLLVLIISILLLSSSTSFAKSRRPISDAETRQKKNECYADIESGMWGWQCKSSVVDKENCALKCLSPSCYELVYGSDPLEEGEKDLIRSQEFKYCMHKLSMGESLEGIKGSFDY